Below is a genomic region from Prunus persica cultivar Lovell chromosome G3, Prunus_persica_NCBIv2, whole genome shotgun sequence.
GCACAAGGCCTTGACGCATGTCACTTGCTGACTTGAATGACTCTTTGCATAAAGAAAAGTAGACCTTTAAGTATGTTATTTTGTGGACATTATTGGACGCTAATAATATTCTCTCACCAAGCTTAAATCCAAAATTGCCCGAACATGCAAACCTAATTTGAGAATATCTTAACTAATATCCTCTTAGTAATGTATGGATTCATGGCATTATATTTTTAACACAAATTTTCAACCATTAGATTGAAATGGATTGAATGACTAAGATTAACTaaactaattatatatttttttttaagaaaaatatatattaaaaataattattaattcactttctctttcttatttctCTATCCTCAATCAATGTTTTATCTTCCTATTTCGTCGTTCTCTATTCTCTAGAATTCTTCAAGTAATGACTTTCCCACCTCctcctttttcttctaaaaCTTTACAgatgtttgattatttttcttctccatccctaactttgtttttggctttttttcaTTGCTTATTTTTTGGGTCGTCACAGTTATACATGGATTATTTGAGTTGTACGAAAAGGAGAATGAGATTGATATGACCAATGAACACTCAGTTAAATAGTAAATAGGCGAAACACTTGGATATATAATAATTTGCTAACATATGATATGAACCATATGCTTGCATGTTTTTGATACAAACAAGATAATATTAAAGATAATGACATAGGTAATGGATGTGGTAACACTAATATTCAAATTTGACTAAGATAATCAAAAGTCAAGGGTCTGAACACATGAGCAGCCTCCTTCTCTATTAACTCCAACTGCCCTTTGAAGATGTGCATGTACACAATCCAGTCACCTTTCCTAGCCGGACTCGGCATTGGCATCACATACCCGGCATTGCCGCCCCACGGGAAATGGTATGACCCGAAAACCGGCAGTCCCCACCCGAAATCCACCTTCGAAACAGGAAATCTTTGCCCCGATGACACGACAAAAGCGGGCCCTTCTTCACTTCCACTGCTGTATATCTTGGCCAAGGCTGGCACCGGTCTATGAGCCTCAACCCAATCTattaaccccaaaaaatgcTCCTTTGTTACAGCACATTTCAAAAAATCGTGGACTTCCTCAGCTACCCAGTTCAACGACTTTTCAACTAGGTCTTCCACTTTTTCCTCACCAAATGGAATGGATAGCACATTTCCAAAGTATGTAGCCATATGTGAGGCTTGGTGACTTTGGTAATTTCCTCGCTCATTTAATCTCGTTCGTCCATCAACAACAATGCCCATTTTGCATAATTTTTGGGCACAACCAATTTTAGTGTCAGATTTAGCCACCATCTTCCACAAGAATGCACAAAACGACTCGAGCTTGGTCCTTTTGAACCCATTGGAGCTTGCAAGGGCTTGCAGATTATCAAGTTGCTCTGCTGTGACGTAGTAAATGCGACTGATGAGATGGTCTTGGTCAACATCAGTGTCGTTTTTGGGAGGTGGCAGAGCTGTGATGGGCACGTACATTTCGTTTAGGGATGGATCAATGTGACCAGGACGACGAGGGTTGAGCAAAGAACGACGAAAAGTTGGTAGCAGAGAGAGTGATTTCGACTGAGCCATCTCAGCCCATGAGACCAGAAACATGTTGGTCGAGTAGGCGTCTGCTATGCGATGATCAAACGAGCATGCCACCACCATTCCTCCACACTTGAGCTCAGTTGCCTGCAATTCATTTTGTTTCCATAATGTTAGGATATTTTGTTATAACgtaaatatgatttaaaataaGGTTTTGTGTTTGCAATTAATGAGTCAAGTTTTTCTCGTGGCATTCGATATAACTAAGGTTCCCAAAGTCAAGTTCTAGCTGGTCCAGATTTTATCTATGTCGACATAACATGACCTATCTAGAGAGACAGTCTGACAGATACCTGGACAGCCAACACCCCATGCTTCTTCTTGGGAACCAATTTGCCCTCTATGCTCTCATCGGGGTCATAAAGGTTAAGGTCCTTAAGCTCAACATCTGCAAAGGCTTCAAAAAAATCGACACCACGGTTGTTGCACAAGATCTCAGGCTCCCCAACAGAGTTTTGCACCACCTCACCTGAGAAGGCATAGAAAGTGACCAAAGCTTGGGCCATGGCCTTTCTCAGAACCCCAACCATAGACCAGAAGCTCATGCTCTGCTCATTTTTGTAGCAGAAAAACACCCCCACGTCCACAGGAGGCAGAAGCAAGTCAAGGTTGGAGAGTGGCAGCCAGTGCTCTTGCAATGGCAAGGCAGCAGCCACCACTTCCTGCTTGATCATGGTCACCTTGAACTCTCCTCTCTCCATGTCTGATTATTTGATTGCTATATGGTTTGATATTTTTGTGAGCATAAGGAAGAGAGGGAGGCAATTTATAAGCAGCCAATAGGCTCAAGACGAGGGAAATTTCTAGCAAGACTAGCTAGCCAACTACTCTCCTATGCGGACCAAAAAGACAATAAAAGCCCTCAAAACCTGGAAGATGTTTTGGTATTGGACGGCGGAAAAATGGTCAGATGACAAAGTATTTGAGTATATTCTTGCATAAATGACACTATTAGACTACCACTGTTTATTGGTAGCCTGCTCTTGCCTACCACTGTTTATTGGACTATTAGAACAAAGTCAATGTGCTGTAGATTCTTGCTTTAGGAAATTGGGCCTCGAGGACTGTGGCGTGTGCCTCGTGTGTGCACGTGTAAGGGTATAACCTTTTTGGTGATTCATGTTGCGGAGTACATTATGGGGTCGTTTGGTATGACGGATTGTTATAAACTAGATTAAATTTTGGAATTGTTTTAGATTAGCTTAGATTAgactaagctggattaagtactgactACGTTTGGTGCTGcgtcggactaagaagctggattataaaaatagtgaagacctataTTTGGTGTtgtgtcggactaaaaaaaaaatttatatttaaaaaaaataatttttaaataattaaatgtaaGTTTTTTTGCTTTTAGAATTACCAAATTGACATATACATTTCTTTTCCTCCAAACCAAATTGGCATGTACATTTCATATATGCATATTTCTCAAACTTGGACCATGACAGCCTAGttcctttctttccttgttcAAAGTTTTGACTGTTACCTTCACTTTCCATCCCTAAGAATAATcaacacaaataaaataataccaCAATCAATAATTGgaatttacaaagaaaatataacattGTTTCAAAGCATGACTCTTCTCTAGTACATCACATAaccttaaaaacaaaaggagaaataaaatcaacaaacaaattgaTAAATTGACTACAATACCACAATCAATACATTGTTAAGGCTAAATTATCATGCCTgaaatacaaattacaatcacataaaaaagaaaacaccttAAGAACTCAAACATAAATAACAAGAGTTGGCTAGTTATTCGCATTTCCTTGCCACTCATTATACATTTGGAAAGCCAAGTCATTCCTCCAAGTAGTCCATTCATCTGATGCTCCAATGGTGCCAACCATATCACCTTCTATCACATTTTCTgtctcttcaattttatttattaataaaaaaacattcgTCTTTGATCCATATCTAttaatcaaaaaagaaaagaattattGCACTTAATCAATCTTACTGAAAGTGAAATAAccccaaattgaaaacaaatagTTTCATATGCAAATAGAAACATAACAATTAATGCAAAGCCATAATTAATACCATTTGCAAAGTATGGAAAATTCACCTCAAATGGACCAAAAATTATCAACAACTGTGCCTAATATCACaacaaatatgaagaaaaaagttgTAGGATTATTTCACAGCTGGCCAAAagatgctgctgctgctgattaACACCATGTTATTTATtacattttcttatttgagaGGCCTAAACCAATGCCAAATTGGGAAAGGTTGAGGAGGTTCTTAGTTTATatgagagagggagagctAGTGGGTGGAAACCAGACCCCATTGCATTTTCTATCTTGGGTAAGATGTTTGGTGAAGTTGGGGACTATGATGGCATTAGGTACGTCTTGCAGGAAATGGCTGGTATTGGTGTGCAGCCTAATTTGGTTGTGTACAATACTTTGTTAGAGGCAATGGGCAAGGCTGGAAAGTCTGGTTTAGCAAGAAGCTTATTACAAGAAATGGTGGGATCCGGGAGAGAAAACATAGGACGCAAATTGCTTTGTCAAATGACAGATACAATCAATCACCGACAATTGCAAACTCCAAAACTACAAATCTttctccaaaagaaaaagaaaaaaaaagagcatgACTTTGCTTTGACATGGCCaacgaaaaaagaagaaaaccaaagAGGCCTCTAGCTTCAGTTTTAATGAAGGCGATTGGAGGTTGATGATTACGACAATAATTAATCATTGAATTCAATGGCTTTCTCAAGACTAATGTCAGTGAATACAACAGCCTACAACAACAGAAAATAAGTATATGCCTATACAAACCCAAATAAAACTATCACACTAGAAAAAATACACTCGTGAATTTTAAATCCTTCTGCAAAATAGATAATTACTTACGGGATTCATAATTTTGAATATCTAACACTTGTTTGATAACTAGAACAAAAATTGCAATTTCTACAGAGCTAATACAACCATTTGTAATAGATATTTAGGAAAATCATCAGAACTAGATTACTTTAAAATGCTACCAACAGAAGCAAAAATAGTTCACTATCAAAACCCAACAGAAGCAAGGTATTGAAACCAACAGGCAAAGGATAAATAGATGCAGTACAAATTGAATCACCAAATCatcaaccaagaaaaaaaatttggcaaacTCCAAAACTACAAATCTTCCTATGTGTGATCTTTTAGCACTAAATCACCAACCAAGAAAAACTGAACCACAAGGATGCATCATCTCACATGAACCAGTAAGTTCAATAAACTCAGGATTCATGCCAAAAGTCTAGTCTACTTATGAATTtctaggttttcttaaatacctaattacaaattaatgGCCAATTAACATCAAGTATATACATATTGCTACAGTAGAT
It encodes:
- the LOC109947834 gene encoding shikimate O-hydroxycinnamoyltransferase; translated protein: MERGEFKVTMIKQEVVAAALPLQEHWLPLSNLDLLLPPVDVGVFFCYKNEQSMSFWSMVGVLRKAMAQALVTFYAFSGEVVQNSVGEPEILCNNRGVDFFEAFADVELKDLNLYDPDESIEGKLVPKKKHGVLAVQATELKCGGMVVACSFDHRIADAYSTNMFLVSWAEMAQSKSLSLLPTFRRSLLNPRRPGHIDPSLNEMYVPITALPPPKNDTDVDQDHLISRIYYVTAEQLDNLQALASSNGFKRTKLESFCAFLWKMVAKSDTKIGCAQKLCKMGIVVDGRTRLNERGNYQSHQASHMATYFGNVLSIPFGEEKVEDLVEKSLNWVAEEVHDFLKCAVTKEHFLGLIDWVEAHRPVPALAKIYSSGSEEGPAFVVSSGQRFPVSKVDFGWGLPVFGSYHFPWGGNAGYVMPMPSPARKGDWIVYMHIFKGQLELIEKEAAHVFRPLTFDYLSQI